A genomic window from Lotus japonicus ecotype B-129 chromosome 1, LjGifu_v1.2 includes:
- the LOC130725355 gene encoding uncharacterized protein LOC130725355: protein MLPSFVSFAALYSSYLRRCFTGAGLTSQSIPIDDETTVHYWSPKIENPQKPSLLLIHGFGPMAIWQWRQQVQFLAPHFNIYVPDLVFFGGSTTTSAERSERFQAATVGKLVEKLGLKRFHVVGTSYGGFVAYHLAEMLGERVEKVVIASSGVNMKKSDNAALLQRAELEKIEDLMLPVTPQQLRKLMTLAVSKRVQFVPDFFLKDYLNKLYKENRKEKMELLKAISLGREDTSNLSSLQQEVLIVWGENDRIFPVQMAHELKEAISQKARLELIKDASHVPQLEKPVEFNNIILNFLNASS from the exons ATGCTTCCCTCGTTCGTCAGCTTCGCCGCCCTCTACAGCAGCTACCTCCGCCGCTGCTTCACCGGAGCCGGCCTCACCTCCCAATCCATCCCCATCGACGACGAAACCACCGTCCACTATTGGTCGCCCAAAATCGAAAACCCCCAAAAGCCCTCCCTCCTCCTGATCCACGGATTCGGCCCCATGGCGATCTGGCAATGGCGCCAACAGGTCCAATTCCTCGCTCCTCACTTCAATATCTACGTCCCTGACCTCGTCTTCTTCGGCGgatccaccaccacctccgccGAGAGGAGCGAGCGGTTTCAGGCCGCCACGGTGGGGAAGCTGGTTGAAAAGCTAGGGTTGAAGAGGTTTCATGTGGTGGGGACTAGCTATGGTGGATTCGTGGCGTACCATTTGGCGGAGATGTTGGGGGAGAGGGTGGAGAAGGTGGTGATTGCGAGTTCTGGGGTGAACATGAAGAAGAGTGATAACGCGGCGTTGTTGCAGAGGGCGGAGTTGGAGAAGATTGAGGATCTCATGTTGCCGGTGACGCCGCAACAGTTAAGGAAATTGATGACCCTGGCGGTTTCTAAGCGTGTTCAGTTTGTGCCTGATTTTTTCTTGAAGGACTACTTGAAT AAATTATACAAGGAGAATAGGAAGGAAAAGATGGAGCTTCTAAAAGCCATATCACTTGGAAGGGAAGATACTTCAAACCTTTCATCTCTTCAACAG GAGGTTCTCATAGTCTGGGGGGAAAATGATCGGATATTTCCCGTGCAGATGGCCCATGAATTGAAAGA GGCAATCAGCCAGAAGGCAAGACTGGAATTGATTAAGGACGCATCCCATGTGCCTCAACTTGAAAAGCCAGTAGAATTCAACAATATAATCCTCAATTTCTTAAATGCGTCTTCTTAA